The Xanthomonas sontii genome contains a region encoding:
- a CDS encoding sulfurtransferase: protein MTATSPAWHTLVEAPTLAAALDDPALRLVDARFVPAALLDPAAAAAAREAYAQSHLPGAVYADLNADLSDLGRPGLGRHPLPDDAAFARTLGQWGIGPQHQVVVYDAGDGSMAAARLWWMLGLLGHRRVAVLDGGLAEWRRLGLPETDAASAPSPLPPYPQAFDAARIVSAEEVAARLHEAPGWLLDARPGERFRGEVEPIDPLPGHVPGALNRPLAQNLRDGRLRPAQELRAELQPLLQGRDPREVVLMCGSGVTACHLLLALEHAGLHGARVYAGSWSGWIADPARPRAIG from the coding sequence ATGACCGCAACGTCCCCCGCATGGCACACCCTGGTCGAGGCGCCGACGCTCGCCGCCGCGCTCGACGATCCCGCGCTGCGCCTGGTCGATGCGCGGTTCGTGCCGGCGGCGCTGCTCGATCCCGCTGCGGCGGCGGCCGCGCGCGAGGCCTATGCGCAATCGCACCTGCCCGGCGCGGTCTACGCCGATCTGAACGCGGATCTGTCCGATCTCGGCCGTCCCGGCCTGGGCCGGCACCCGTTGCCGGACGACGCGGCCTTCGCGCGCACCCTGGGGCAGTGGGGCATCGGCCCGCAGCACCAGGTGGTGGTGTACGACGCAGGCGACGGCAGCATGGCCGCTGCCCGCCTGTGGTGGATGCTGGGCCTGCTCGGCCATCGTCGGGTCGCCGTGCTCGACGGCGGCCTGGCCGAATGGCGCCGGCTGGGCCTGCCGGAAACCGACGCGGCCTCCGCGCCGTCGCCGCTGCCGCCGTATCCGCAGGCGTTCGATGCGGCGCGCATCGTCTCCGCCGAGGAGGTCGCCGCGCGTCTGCACGAGGCGCCGGGCTGGTTGCTGGATGCGCGCCCTGGCGAACGCTTCCGTGGCGAGGTGGAGCCGATCGACCCGCTGCCCGGGCACGTGCCCGGCGCGCTCAACCGGCCGCTGGCGCAGAACCTGCGCGATGGCCGCCTGCGTCCGGCGCAGGAACTGCGCGCGGAACTGCAGCCGCTGCTGCAGGGACGCGATCCGCGCGAGGTGGTGTTGATGTGCGGATCGGGCGTCACCGCCTGCCATCTGCTGCTGGCGCTGGAGCATGCCGGCCTGCACGGCGCGCGCGTGTATGCCGGCTCCTGGAGCGGCTGGATCGCCGATCCGGCACGGCCGCGCGCCATCGGCTAG
- a CDS encoding DUF1684 domain-containing protein, whose translation MRWREACGLAMLLGLAACGDRRASADGADASPRAQSATHYREAVERNRAQRLATLRAPSGWLSFTGSGRLHSGLHRVGSAPDNDVQLPAGPAHLGMLQVDPQEGVQFQPAADAAVQVNGQPFAGGRLETDAAHDTQTRLALGAQEFYVVRTGNLFGWRFRDPQAPARARFRGIDYFPIDPQWRVVADWYPVPAPRAMVLLTSIGTPQPLALVGSAEFVLRGRRYKLQILRDGASQRLFLPFSDRTSGRESYGGARYLFVPAPQGDRIVLDFNLAQNPPCAFTPHVVCPLAPVGNRLDVAVTAGEKNYVGAH comes from the coding sequence ATGCGCTGGCGTGAGGCCTGCGGGCTGGCGATGCTGCTGGGCCTGGCCGCCTGCGGCGACCGCCGCGCGTCGGCCGATGGCGCCGACGCCTCGCCACGCGCGCAATCTGCCACACATTATCGTGAGGCGGTGGAGCGCAATCGTGCGCAGCGCCTGGCGACATTGCGCGCGCCGTCGGGCTGGTTGAGTTTCACCGGCTCCGGGCGTCTGCACAGTGGCCTGCACCGGGTCGGCAGCGCACCCGACAACGATGTGCAGTTGCCGGCCGGCCCGGCGCATCTGGGCATGCTGCAGGTGGATCCGCAGGAGGGCGTGCAGTTCCAGCCCGCGGCGGACGCGGCGGTGCAGGTGAACGGCCAGCCGTTCGCCGGTGGCCGCCTGGAGACCGACGCGGCGCACGACACCCAGACCCGCCTTGCGCTGGGGGCGCAGGAGTTCTACGTGGTGCGCACCGGCAACCTGTTCGGCTGGCGCTTCCGCGATCCGCAGGCGCCGGCGCGCGCGCGCTTCCGCGGCATCGACTACTTCCCGATCGATCCGCAGTGGCGGGTGGTGGCCGACTGGTATCCGGTACCGGCGCCGCGGGCGATGGTGCTGCTGACCTCGATCGGCACGCCGCAGCCGCTGGCCCTGGTCGGTAGCGCTGAGTTCGTGCTGCGGGGGCGGCGCTACAAGCTGCAGATCCTGCGCGACGGCGCCAGCCAGCGCCTGTTCCTGCCGTTCTCCGACCGCACCAGCGGCCGCGAGAGCTATGGCGGCGCCCGTTATCTGTTCGTGCCGGCGCCGCAGGGCGACCGCATCGTGCTGGATTTCAACCTGGCGCAGAACCCGCCATGCGCGTTCACCCCGCACGTGGTGTGCCCGCTTGCGCCGGTCGGCAATCGCCTGGACGTGGCGGTGACCGCCGGCGAGAAGAACTACGTCGGCGCGCACTGA
- a CDS encoding N-acetylmuramoyl-L-alanine amidase, with the protein MPPTSPLPIHDAPLPYVGLLQERAPDSITLAVIHCTELPDLASARLYGERVLYPSGTGNSGHFYIDRDGSVHRYVPAERIAHHVRGYNPQSLGIELVNRGRYPLWLDSRHQAMCEDYPPAQVQALIRLLQQLRAELPQLHHIAGHEALDRSLEPASDDPTRQVQRKLDPGPRFPWPQVLEAVTLAPYAPPV; encoded by the coding sequence ATGCCGCCCACCTCGCCGTTGCCGATCCACGATGCGCCCCTGCCCTACGTCGGCCTGCTGCAGGAGCGCGCGCCGGACAGCATCACGCTGGCGGTGATCCACTGCACCGAGTTGCCGGACCTGGCCAGCGCGCGCCTGTACGGCGAGCGTGTGCTGTATCCGTCGGGCACCGGCAACAGCGGCCACTTCTACATCGACCGCGACGGCAGCGTGCATCGCTACGTGCCCGCGGAGCGCATCGCGCACCACGTGCGCGGCTACAACCCGCAGTCGCTCGGCATCGAACTGGTCAACCGCGGACGCTATCCGCTGTGGCTGGATTCGCGCCACCAGGCGATGTGCGAGGACTACCCGCCGGCGCAAGTGCAGGCGCTGATCCGGCTGCTGCAGCAGTTGCGCGCGGAACTGCCGCAGCTGCACCACATCGCCGGACACGAGGCGCTGGACCGCAGCCTGGAACCGGCCAGCGACGATCCGACGCGGCAGGTGCAGCGCAAGCTGGATCCGGGCCCGCGCTTTCCCTGGCCGCAGGTGCTGGAGGCGGTGACGCTGGCGCCGTATGCGCCGCCTGTGTGA
- a CDS encoding MOSC domain-containing protein, with protein MTLNSESPLATLLATLPRAGRVEWIGLRPARDVPMHEVDAAEAQTDGGLHGDRYVGRNGKRGVTLIQAEHLQAIAALAGHAAVAPATLRRNVVVSGIPLIALKGRRFRIGEVELEGIAPCDPCSRMEQALGPGGYNAMRGHGGLCARIVQGGTLRLGDAVVAL; from the coding sequence ATGACCCTGAATTCCGAAAGCCCGCTGGCGACCCTGCTGGCCACACTGCCGCGCGCCGGACGCGTGGAATGGATCGGCCTGCGCCCGGCGCGCGACGTGCCGATGCACGAGGTCGACGCCGCTGAGGCGCAGACCGATGGCGGCCTGCACGGCGACCGCTACGTCGGCCGCAACGGCAAGCGCGGCGTGACCCTGATCCAGGCCGAACACCTGCAGGCGATCGCGGCGCTGGCCGGCCATGCGGCGGTGGCGCCGGCGACCCTGCGGCGCAACGTGGTGGTGTCGGGCATTCCGCTGATCGCCCTGAAGGGGCGCCGCTTCCGCATCGGCGAGGTCGAACTGGAAGGCATCGCGCCGTGCGATCCGTGCTCGCGCATGGAGCAGGCGCTGGGGCCGGGCGGCTACAACGCCATGCGCGGCCACGGCGGCCTGTGCGCGCGCATCGTGCAGGGCGGCACGCTGCGGCTGGGCGATGCGGTGGTGGCGCTGTGA
- a CDS encoding alpha/beta fold hydrolase has protein sequence MSRGHCILSHGFESGPDAIKVTALAEVAERLGWSHSRPDYTDLDARRDISPLGDVPTRLQRLLELAQAAAQRGPLVLAGSSLGAYIAAQVSLHVPVRGLFLMVPPTRMGHMPALDAAPVPTSVVHAWRDELIPASEVIAWAQARAARLLLVDDTHRLGEHVATSAQAFAELLERL, from the coding sequence GTGAGCCGCGGTCACTGCATCCTTTCGCACGGTTTCGAGAGCGGGCCGGACGCGATCAAGGTGACCGCATTGGCCGAGGTGGCGGAACGCCTGGGCTGGAGCCATTCGCGCCCGGACTACACCGACCTGGATGCGCGCCGCGACATCAGCCCGCTGGGCGACGTGCCGACCCGCCTGCAGCGCCTGCTGGAGCTGGCGCAGGCGGCGGCGCAGCGCGGGCCGCTGGTGCTGGCCGGTTCCAGCCTCGGCGCCTACATCGCCGCGCAGGTGTCGCTGCACGTGCCGGTGCGCGGCCTGTTCCTGATGGTGCCGCCGACGCGGATGGGGCACATGCCGGCGCTGGATGCGGCACCGGTGCCGACCTCGGTGGTGCATGCCTGGCGCGACGAACTGATTCCCGCCAGTGAAGTGATCGCCTGGGCGCAGGCGCGTGCCGCGCGGCTGCTGCTGGTCGACGACACGCACCGCCTGGGCGAGCACGTGGCGACCTCGGCGCAGGCCTTCGCCGAGCTGCTGGAGCGCCTGTGA
- a CDS encoding GNAT family N-acetyltransferase yields the protein MLLRAERPADAAAIEALTLVAFFRVAHSRHDEQDIIERLRSDGALTLSLVIEHEGYIVGHVAVSPVSLSDGSRGWYGLGPLSVGPGHQRQGLGTRLVREALAQLQALGAAGCVVLGDPGYYARFGFHPEPGLTLPGAPVEAFQALAFGERLPPMAEVVYHPAFLSAA from the coding sequence ATGCTGTTGCGCGCCGAGCGGCCGGCCGACGCGGCGGCGATCGAGGCGCTGACCCTGGTCGCCTTCTTCCGCGTCGCGCACAGCCGCCACGACGAGCAGGACATCATCGAACGGCTGCGCTCGGACGGCGCGCTGACCCTGTCGCTGGTGATCGAGCACGAGGGCTACATCGTCGGCCACGTCGCGGTGTCGCCAGTGAGCCTGTCCGATGGCAGCCGCGGCTGGTACGGGCTGGGACCGCTGTCGGTGGGGCCGGGCCACCAGCGCCAGGGCCTGGGCACGCGGCTGGTGCGCGAGGCGCTGGCGCAGTTGCAGGCGCTGGGTGCGGCCGGCTGCGTGGTGCTGGGCGACCCGGGCTACTACGCGCGCTTCGGCTTCCATCCGGAACCCGGGCTGACGCTGCCGGGTGCGCCGGTGGAGGCCTTCCAGGCGCTGGCCTTCGGCGAGCGCCTGCCGCCGATGGCCGAGGTGGTCTACCACCCGGCGTTCCTGTCCGCGGCCTGA
- a CDS encoding ABC-F family ATP-binding cassette domain-containing protein: MTHPLLALDSATHVLPDGRILFSDLHFALDTRRTGLVGRNGVGKSVFARLLAGELTPSAGRCVRHGRLHYVPQQIAPAPHATVADLAGVGAALRALARIEAGSADVADFDALGERWDIAQRLQAQLHAHDLGALEPHRLAATLSGGEAMRVALIGAWLAEADALILDEPTLHLDAAQRQRLREALQRWPGGLLVISHDALLLQDMQRTLELSPGGLRDYGGDYAFYLQCRAREREAAQAELAQHKLQHARDNAAWQAQHDRQQRRNARGRQQAGTANQAPILLGRQKQRSQDSAGKRVRDHQATQARSLERIAEAARQVQPDAPVALFAPPPADAATRRLVELHALRLPFAPATRQPLDLVVQGGARIGVVGANGSGKSTLLRVLAGQVAALSGSCRVRAASAYLDQSLAALDPAATALAQVQAATPGIALADLRTRLALLGLDAQRIGVPCGQLSGGERLKTALACAFYRTPPAELLLLDEPDNHLDREARDALRAVLLQYPGALLVVSHDAEFLDTLRLQQRLQADPEAWRLTPW; the protein is encoded by the coding sequence ATGACGCATCCGCTGCTTGCGCTGGACAGCGCGACCCATGTTCTGCCCGACGGCAGGATCCTGTTCTCCGATCTGCACTTCGCGCTCGATACGCGCCGCACCGGCCTGGTCGGCCGCAACGGCGTCGGCAAGAGCGTGTTCGCGCGCCTGCTCGCCGGCGAACTGACGCCCAGCGCCGGGCGCTGCGTGCGCCACGGCCGCCTGCATTACGTGCCGCAGCAGATCGCGCCGGCGCCGCACGCCACCGTCGCCGACCTGGCCGGCGTGGGCGCGGCGTTGCGGGCGCTGGCACGGATCGAGGCGGGCAGTGCCGACGTGGCGGATTTCGATGCGCTCGGCGAGCGCTGGGACATCGCCCAGCGCCTGCAGGCGCAACTGCACGCGCACGACCTCGGCGCGCTGGAGCCGCACCGCCTGGCGGCCACGCTCAGCGGCGGCGAGGCGATGCGGGTGGCGCTGATCGGCGCCTGGCTGGCCGAGGCCGATGCGCTGATCCTGGACGAGCCGACCCTGCACCTGGACGCGGCGCAGCGGCAGCGCCTGCGCGAGGCGCTGCAGCGCTGGCCGGGCGGCCTGCTGGTGATCAGCCACGATGCGCTGCTGCTGCAGGACATGCAGCGCACGCTGGAACTGTCGCCAGGCGGGCTGCGCGACTACGGCGGCGACTACGCGTTCTACCTGCAGTGCCGGGCGCGCGAGCGCGAGGCCGCGCAGGCCGAACTGGCGCAGCACAAGCTGCAGCACGCGCGCGACAACGCTGCCTGGCAGGCGCAGCACGATCGACAGCAGCGGCGCAATGCGCGCGGGCGGCAGCAGGCCGGCACGGCCAACCAGGCGCCGATCCTGCTCGGCCGGCAGAAGCAGCGCAGCCAGGACAGTGCCGGCAAGCGGGTGCGCGATCATCAGGCCACGCAGGCGCGCAGCCTGGAGCGCATCGCCGAGGCCGCGCGCCAGGTGCAGCCCGACGCGCCGGTGGCGCTGTTCGCGCCGCCGCCGGCCGATGCGGCCACCCGGCGCCTGGTCGAGCTGCACGCGCTGCGGCTGCCGTTCGCGCCGGCGACGCGGCAGCCGCTGGACCTGGTGGTGCAGGGCGGCGCACGCATCGGCGTGGTTGGGGCCAACGGCAGCGGCAAGTCGACCCTGCTGCGGGTGCTGGCCGGGCAGGTGGCGGCGTTGTCCGGCAGTTGCCGGGTGCGCGCCGCCAGCGCCTACCTGGACCAGTCGTTGGCGGCGCTGGACCCGGCTGCCACCGCGCTGGCGCAGGTGCAGGCCGCCACGCCCGGCATCGCACTCGCCGACCTGCGCACGCGGCTGGCCTTGCTCGGCCTGGATGCGCAGCGCATCGGCGTGCCCTGCGGCCAGCTCAGCGGCGGCGAGCGGCTGAAGACTGCGCTGGCCTGCGCCTTCTACCGCACGCCGCCGGCCGAACTGCTGTTGCTGGACGAGCCGGACAACCACCTGGACCGCGAAGCCCGCGACGCGTTGCGCGCGGTGCTGCTGCAGTACCCCGGCGCGCTGCTGGTGGTCTCGCACGATGCGGAGTTCCTGGACACGCTGCGCCTGCAGCAGCGCTTGCAGGCCGATCCCGAGGCGTGGCGGCTGACGCCGTGGTGA
- the rlmKL gene encoding bifunctional 23S rRNA (guanine(2069)-N(7))-methyltransferase RlmK/23S rRNA (guanine(2445)-N(2))-methyltransferase RlmL → MKFFVSCAKGLEYLLVDELLALGVAQATATVAGVNAEGSLQDAQRAVLWSRLASRVLWPLQSFDCPDEAALYAGVAALPWRSHLAPQHTLAVDAHVSGTGITHARFAAQRVKDAVVDTLRGEGLERPSVDVEHPDLRLNLSLRKGRATLSVDLGGGSLHRRGWRQAQNEAPLKENLAAAVLLRGQWPALYAQGGGLLDPMCGSGTLLIEGALMAADVAPGLLRGELAAQQRGDTDADADAAPSRWLGFDVASWRSLLAEARQRAQAGRAALRPVLYGSDIDPHALRAARENALAAGVVEAIAFAAHDVAALPSPAQALGTVVCNPPYDERLAADAALYRRLGDALKRAVPQWRASLLCGSDELAYATGLRAAKKYQMFNGALECPLIVCDPIAVAPRAGASEEPRALSDGAQMVANRLRKNLRKFKTWRARERIGCYRAYDADLPEYAAAIDVYQEDGGQARTFLHVQEYAAPDSIPDVDVRRRRNELLAAAREVFAVPAEQVALKTRERGKGGSKYGRFEQRGEFLVVREHDALLRVNLFDYLDTGLFLDHRPLRGVMAQQARGKRFLNLFCYTGVASVQAAVAGADSTTSVDLSGTYLQWCADNLAFNGKGGAQHRLVQADALSWLEAEKNRYDVIFCDPPTFSNSARAEDFDIQREHVRLLRAAVARLMPEGVLYFSNNFRRFKLDENALAEFAVCEEISAQTIDVDFERNPRIHRAWRLQRR, encoded by the coding sequence GTGAAATTCTTTGTCTCCTGCGCCAAGGGCCTGGAATACCTGCTCGTCGATGAACTGCTCGCGCTTGGCGTGGCGCAGGCCACCGCCACCGTCGCCGGGGTCAATGCCGAAGGCAGCCTGCAGGACGCGCAGCGCGCGGTGCTGTGGTCGCGCCTGGCCAGCCGGGTGCTGTGGCCGTTGCAGTCCTTCGACTGCCCCGACGAGGCGGCACTGTACGCCGGCGTGGCCGCGCTGCCGTGGCGCAGCCATCTGGCGCCGCAGCACACCCTCGCGGTGGATGCGCATGTGTCCGGCACCGGCATCACCCATGCGCGCTTCGCGGCGCAGCGGGTCAAGGATGCGGTGGTGGACACGCTGCGCGGCGAGGGCCTGGAGCGGCCGTCGGTGGACGTGGAGCACCCGGACCTGCGCCTGAACCTGTCGCTGCGCAAGGGCCGCGCGACGCTGTCGGTGGACCTGGGCGGCGGCTCGCTGCACCGGCGCGGCTGGCGCCAGGCGCAGAACGAGGCGCCGCTGAAGGAGAACCTGGCCGCGGCGGTGCTGCTGCGCGGGCAGTGGCCGGCCCTGTATGCGCAGGGTGGCGGGCTGCTGGATCCGATGTGCGGCAGCGGCACACTGCTGATCGAAGGCGCGCTGATGGCCGCCGATGTCGCGCCGGGCCTGCTGCGCGGCGAACTGGCGGCGCAGCAGCGCGGCGACACCGATGCCGATGCCGATGCCGCGCCGAGTCGCTGGCTGGGGTTCGACGTGGCGTCCTGGCGTTCGCTGCTGGCCGAGGCACGGCAGCGCGCCCAGGCCGGTCGCGCCGCGTTGCGGCCGGTGCTGTACGGCAGCGACATCGACCCGCATGCGCTGCGCGCGGCGCGCGAGAACGCGCTGGCGGCCGGCGTGGTCGAGGCGATCGCCTTCGCCGCGCACGACGTCGCGGCGTTGCCCTCGCCGGCGCAGGCGTTGGGCACGGTGGTGTGCAATCCCCCCTACGACGAGCGCCTGGCCGCCGACGCGGCGCTGTACCGGCGCCTGGGCGATGCGCTCAAGCGTGCGGTGCCGCAGTGGCGCGCCAGCCTGCTGTGCGGCAGCGACGAACTGGCCTATGCCACCGGGCTGCGTGCGGCCAAGAAGTACCAGATGTTCAACGGCGCGCTGGAATGCCCGTTGATCGTCTGCGACCCGATCGCGGTCGCGCCGCGCGCGGGGGCCAGCGAGGAGCCGCGCGCGCTCAGCGACGGTGCGCAGATGGTCGCCAACCGCCTGCGCAAGAACCTGCGCAAGTTCAAGACCTGGCGCGCGCGCGAGCGGATCGGCTGCTATCGCGCCTACGACGCCGACCTGCCCGAGTACGCGGCGGCGATCGACGTGTACCAGGAGGACGGCGGTCAAGCACGCACCTTCCTGCACGTGCAGGAGTACGCGGCGCCGGACAGCATTCCCGACGTGGACGTGCGCCGCCGCCGCAACGAACTGCTGGCGGCCGCGCGCGAGGTGTTCGCGGTGCCGGCCGAGCAGGTGGCGCTGAAGACCCGCGAACGCGGCAAGGGCGGCAGCAAGTACGGCCGTTTCGAGCAGCGCGGCGAGTTCCTGGTGGTGCGCGAGCACGACGCGCTGCTGCGGGTGAACCTGTTCGACTACCTGGATACCGGGCTGTTCCTCGACCACCGCCCGCTGCGCGGGGTGATGGCGCAGCAGGCGCGCGGCAAGCGTTTCCTCAACCTGTTCTGCTACACCGGCGTGGCCAGCGTGCAGGCGGCGGTGGCCGGCGCCGATTCCACCACCAGCGTGGACCTGTCCGGCACCTATCTGCAGTGGTGCGCCGACAACCTGGCCTTCAATGGCAAGGGCGGCGCCCAGCACCGGCTGGTGCAGGCCGACGCGCTGAGCTGGCTGGAGGCGGAGAAGAACCGCTACGACGTGATCTTCTGCGACCCGCCGACCTTCTCCAATTCCGCGCGCGCCGAGGATTTCGACATCCAGCGCGAGCACGTGCGGCTGTTGCGCGCGGCGGTGGCGCGGCTGATGCCCGAGGGCGTGCTGTACTTCTCCAACAATTTCCGCCGCTTCAAGCTGGACGAGAACGCGCTGGCCGAATTCGCGGTGTGCGAGGAGATCAGCGCGCAGACCATCGACGTGGATTTCGAGCGCAACCCGCGCATCCACCGCGCCTGGCGTCTGCAGCGGCGCTGA